Proteins co-encoded in one Capnocytophaga ochracea DSM 7271 genomic window:
- a CDS encoding efflux RND transporter permease subunit, producing MLNRIYQYITTHKLATFSFFTAWALITIYGLSQLRFEEDITKVLPQNDKTNLTSKVLKQLNFADKISVMVTAEKGGTLTDMQAVTENLQDTLNASMTKYITSIQGIINEEEIDETWQFVNDHLPLFLNDEDYAYLERRLAPDSLKSMVESQYKTMLTPAGMVAQQFIRKDPFGLTFRGLRKLQELNTGNDFKIANGFLTTNDEQHILFFINPKYDGNDSEHNAAFVAGLDELQDHLNAQYQGKVRVDFFGAPFISVSNASQIKTDILTTVLISLSALYLLLVFFYRSVYIPFIAFIPSAFGVLSALATLYVLKGSISAISISLGAVLLGVTIDYSLHILTHYKVAKNTAELYRAVTVPILLSSITTAISFLCLLFVHSEVMQDLGVFAFVGIMVSAILSLVLVPHFYRGNRTIEVRKTFLDRIGAYPFHHNKWVVGACLLLIVVSCFTFHNVRFNGDIANINYINERYKAAEHQLENITDSEYKSLYAAAYGNSLEEALERNYILYQQLQGYKAHDSIKQFSSIGGIVLPKKEQEARLQRWKDFWNAERQQFLKQQLIGKGNEVGFKEETYAPFYQSIAGDFEVINNLDAYKALSAIPLEDFITEKEGFYTIANLVKLTVAERDPFIYSVEKHTPTVVIDRKNLSETFLGKLKDDILLLVNYSSIAIFLILLLFFKRIELVLLTLIPIGVTGIVTSALMNFFGIEFNVFSMIVCTLVLGHSVDFSIFMTCALQKDYTDGKNELPVYKVSVLLASITTFLAIGTLIFAKHPALKSIASVSVIGIFTALAITFVFYPTIFKFCIFRRPDKGRSPVSLRLLVQSILLITYYALSSIILSNIGWLLAKITPKRTMWLRRLAASLTTSVLYANLFVRKKVENPRHIQLTTPSVVISNHTSWLDTLAIGLFTHRISYMVNDWVYNSVVFGRYVQSMGFFPVSEGIEKGMPLFEKNLKNGISVMIFPEGKRSESNQIHRFHKGAFLIAELFQTPLVPVYIHGCSEVQPKDDIIVYDGAITVVVGEPIAPNDERFGNTPRERAKQIGAFYRQQFLALRKRLEGVDYLKKKLFLNYLYKENYVVRAVKEDYQQHREHYHELVHSLPEKARILHITNDYGQLDFLLLLTYPEREIVSVIADDEKRAIAQHSYLTKIRKIQYVKERPEGDFEIVVEGREVVIG from the coding sequence ATGTTAAACAGAATTTACCAATATATCACCACTCATAAACTCGCTACCTTCTCATTCTTCACCGCTTGGGCGCTCATTACCATTTATGGCTTGAGTCAGTTGCGGTTTGAAGAGGATATCACCAAAGTACTCCCTCAAAACGATAAGACGAACCTCACTTCCAAGGTACTCAAGCAACTCAACTTCGCCGATAAAATCTCGGTAATGGTAACAGCCGAAAAAGGCGGAACACTCACCGATATGCAGGCAGTTACCGAAAATCTGCAAGATACGCTCAACGCTTCTATGACCAAGTATATCACCAGTATTCAGGGGATTATAAACGAAGAAGAGATAGACGAGACTTGGCAGTTTGTAAACGACCACCTACCTCTTTTTCTAAACGATGAAGATTACGCTTATTTAGAACGCCGTTTAGCCCCCGATAGTCTCAAATCAATGGTGGAGAGTCAGTACAAAACGATGCTCACGCCTGCGGGTATGGTGGCACAACAGTTTATCCGTAAAGACCCTTTTGGTCTCACTTTTCGCGGTTTGCGCAAACTCCAAGAGCTCAATACCGGCAACGATTTTAAGATTGCCAATGGTTTCCTCACTACTAACGACGAGCAACATATACTCTTCTTTATCAACCCTAAGTACGATGGCAACGATAGCGAGCACAATGCCGCTTTCGTCGCAGGGTTAGACGAGTTGCAAGACCATCTCAACGCCCAGTATCAAGGGAAAGTACGCGTAGATTTTTTTGGAGCTCCCTTTATCTCGGTGAGCAACGCCTCTCAAATCAAAACCGATATCCTCACCACGGTACTCATTTCACTATCAGCACTTTATTTATTACTTGTCTTCTTTTATCGAAGTGTCTATATTCCATTTATCGCTTTTATCCCTTCAGCTTTTGGGGTGCTCTCAGCTTTGGCAACACTCTATGTGCTCAAAGGCAGTATTTCTGCAATTTCTATCAGTTTAGGAGCGGTACTCTTGGGAGTTACTATCGACTATTCACTACATATCCTCACTCATTACAAGGTAGCTAAAAACACTGCCGAATTGTACCGTGCTGTAACCGTGCCTATCTTGCTCAGCAGTATCACTACCGCTATTTCATTCCTCTGTTTGCTCTTTGTGCATTCCGAGGTAATGCAAGATTTAGGCGTGTTTGCTTTCGTGGGCATAATGGTATCAGCTATATTGTCATTGGTGCTCGTGCCTCATTTCTATCGTGGCAATCGCACTATCGAGGTGCGCAAAACCTTTTTAGATCGTATAGGGGCTTATCCATTTCATCACAACAAGTGGGTAGTAGGCGCTTGCTTACTGCTGATAGTGGTGAGTTGTTTTACTTTTCATAATGTCCGTTTCAATGGTGATATTGCCAATATCAACTATATCAACGAACGTTATAAGGCAGCTGAGCATCAATTAGAGAACATCACCGATAGCGAATACAAATCACTTTATGCCGCTGCTTATGGCAATTCGTTAGAGGAGGCTTTAGAGCGCAATTATATACTATATCAGCAGTTGCAAGGTTATAAAGCACACGATAGTATCAAGCAATTTAGTTCTATCGGAGGGATTGTATTGCCTAAAAAAGAACAAGAAGCTCGATTGCAACGATGGAAAGATTTTTGGAATGCCGAAAGACAGCAATTTCTAAAACAACAACTGATAGGAAAAGGAAATGAGGTCGGTTTTAAAGAAGAAACTTATGCACCTTTCTACCAAAGTATAGCAGGTGATTTTGAAGTGATAAACAACCTCGATGCTTATAAAGCGCTTTCAGCCATTCCGTTAGAAGATTTTATTACCGAAAAAGAAGGTTTTTATACCATTGCCAATCTCGTAAAGCTCACTGTTGCCGAGCGTGATCCTTTTATCTATTCAGTAGAAAAACACACGCCTACCGTTGTTATCGACCGTAAGAATTTGAGCGAAACGTTCTTAGGTAAACTCAAAGACGATATATTGCTGTTAGTAAACTATTCGTCTATCGCTATTTTCCTCATACTGCTCTTGTTCTTCAAGCGGATAGAGTTGGTGTTACTCACTCTTATTCCTATTGGAGTTACAGGGATAGTTACTTCTGCTCTGATGAACTTTTTTGGCATAGAGTTCAATGTGTTTAGTATGATTGTTTGCACTTTGGTATTAGGGCATTCGGTAGATTTTAGTATTTTTATGACCTGTGCATTGCAAAAAGACTATACCGATGGTAAAAACGAACTTCCTGTGTACAAAGTGTCGGTGCTTTTAGCCTCTATTACTACTTTTTTGGCTATCGGTACGCTTATTTTTGCGAAACACCCTGCCTTAAAGTCAATTGCATCGGTATCTGTGATAGGTATTTTCACTGCTTTGGCAATAACTTTTGTATTTTACCCTACGATATTTAAGTTTTGTATCTTTCGCCGTCCTGATAAGGGGCGTTCTCCGGTGAGTTTGCGTCTTTTAGTGCAATCCATACTGCTAATTACCTATTACGCATTATCGTCTATTATTCTCTCCAATATAGGTTGGCTGCTTGCCAAAATTACTCCTAAACGTACTATGTGGCTCAGACGTTTAGCAGCTTCGCTCACTACATCAGTGCTTTATGCCAATCTTTTTGTGCGCAAAAAGGTAGAAAACCCACGCCATATACAGCTTACAACTCCTTCGGTAGTAATTTCCAATCATACCTCGTGGCTTGATACCTTAGCTATAGGGCTCTTCACACATCGCATCAGCTATATGGTAAACGATTGGGTGTATAACTCGGTAGTATTTGGACGTTATGTACAGTCAATGGGCTTTTTTCCTGTTTCTGAAGGCATAGAAAAAGGAATGCCTTTATTCGAAAAGAACTTGAAAAATGGTATTTCAGTAATGATTTTCCCAGAGGGCAAACGTTCCGAAAGTAACCAGATACACCGTTTTCACAAAGGCGCTTTCCTGATAGCCGAACTTTTCCAAACGCCTCTTGTGCCCGTGTATATTCACGGTTGTTCGGAAGTGCAACCCAAAGACGATATAATTGTTTATGACGGTGCTATTACGGTAGTAGTAGGCGAACCCATAGCTCCTAACGATGAGCGTTTTGGCAATACTCCGCGCGAACGAGCCAAACAGATAGGCGCTTTCTACCGCCAGCAATTCCTCGCCTTGCGCAAGCGATTGGAAGGAGTGGATTACCTAAAAAAGAAACTGTTTTTAAACTATTTATACAAGGAAAATTACGTAGTGCGCGCTGTAAAAGAAGATTACCAGCAGCATCGCGAACATTATCACGAACTTGTGCATTCACTGCCCGAAAAAGCGCGTATTTTGCATATCACCAATGATTATGGTCAGTTAGATTTTTTGTTATTGCTCAC
- a CDS encoding TolC family protein — protein MKRTLYISFLCLCPLLAGAQAKQWSLADCINYAVQNNISVKKTELNQQTAEINYSQAKSNRLPTVSGSASANQNYGSAINQISNERVSRRTFSNNFGVSASMPLYQGNKLNLQVDRSKLLLEQNELYVQEAKNNITLSVLEAYLQALYSYEGIEVAKNTARSSGEELKQAQGKFANGSIAKLSLAEIETRHANNEYAIIKAENEYESKVLTLKQLLELPPNSDFAIALDLPADDETAIIPNKDVVFAEARQKLPNLKIYQSQQKIAEKDIKIARAGYAPTLSLQAGVNTGYSNLNDLSYRTQLDSNFGQTIGASLNIPIFSQFRNKNNVKLAKVTQQQAVLDEQQAEKDLYTKIETAWQNATTYQAQQAASRTARDNAKLAYDLAVKKHEFGGLTNTELLVSENGYLNAEQTYLQNKYMQALYVQLLKFYMGVLPLTPSQVGGM, from the coding sequence ATGAAAAGAACCTTGTACATATCTTTTTTGTGTCTCTGTCCTTTGTTAGCAGGGGCTCAAGCGAAACAATGGTCGCTGGCAGACTGTATCAACTATGCGGTACAGAACAATATTTCTGTAAAGAAGACGGAACTGAACCAGCAGACGGCTGAAATCAATTACAGTCAGGCGAAGAGCAACCGCTTGCCTACGGTAAGTGGTTCGGCTTCGGCAAACCAGAATTACGGTTCGGCAATCAATCAGATTTCTAACGAGCGGGTGTCGCGTCGTACGTTCTCCAACAACTTTGGGGTATCGGCATCTATGCCACTCTATCAGGGCAATAAACTGAACCTACAAGTAGACCGCAGTAAGTTATTGCTCGAACAGAACGAACTGTACGTGCAAGAGGCGAAAAACAACATCACTTTGAGTGTGCTTGAAGCTTATCTGCAAGCCCTTTACAGCTATGAGGGAATAGAAGTCGCTAAGAATACAGCGCGCTCTTCGGGTGAGGAATTAAAACAAGCACAGGGCAAGTTTGCTAATGGGTCTATTGCTAAACTGAGTTTAGCTGAGATAGAAACGCGTCACGCTAACAACGAGTATGCTATTATCAAAGCAGAAAATGAATACGAAAGTAAGGTGCTGACCCTCAAACAACTGTTGGAGCTTCCTCCTAATAGTGATTTCGCTATTGCGCTCGACCTTCCCGCAGATGATGAAACGGCGATTATCCCTAATAAAGATGTGGTATTTGCGGAAGCCAGACAAAAGCTCCCCAATCTAAAAATCTATCAGTCACAACAAAAGATAGCTGAAAAAGATATTAAGATAGCCAGGGCGGGCTATGCCCCTACTCTATCGCTACAAGCAGGGGTAAATACAGGATATTCAAACCTCAACGATTTGAGCTATCGCACCCAGTTGGACAGCAATTTCGGTCAGACCATAGGAGCATCGCTTAATATTCCTATCTTTTCGCAGTTCAGAAATAAGAACAATGTGAAACTAGCTAAGGTTACGCAACAGCAAGCGGTGCTCGACGAACAACAAGCGGAAAAAGACCTCTATACCAAAATAGAAACCGCTTGGCAGAATGCTACCACTTATCAAGCGCAACAAGCAGCTTCGCGCACGGCTCGTGACAATGCTAAATTGGCATACGATTTGGCAGTAAAAAAGCACGAATTCGGTGGACTTACCAATACCGAGCTTCTCGTAAGCGAAAACGGTTACCTCAACGCGGAGCAAACCTATTTGCAAAATAAGTATATGCAAGCGCTGTATGTACAGTTGCTGAAGTTTTATATGGGAGTCCTCCCCCTAACCCCCTCCCAAGTAGGGGGAATGTAG